The Metabacillus schmidteae nucleotide sequence TTATTGAAAATGAACAAAACGAAATTCTCTGTGCACTAAGATCACCTAACATGACCATGGCGAATATGTGGGAATTTCCGGGTGGTAAAGTAGAAAAGGAAGAGGATATTTATACTGCCTTAGTTAGAGAGATAAAGGAAGAGCTCAATTGCACAATTGAAACTGTTGATCTATTTCATGAACATACTCATGAATATGAACATTTTATCATTCAATTACTATGTATTAAATGTAACATGATTAGCGGTCAACCCGAAGCTCGTGAACACTCTGCATTACTCTGGTTAAAAAGAGAAAATCTCGTCTCCTTAAAATGGGCACCCGCTGACATTCCCGCCGTTGAAAAAT carries:
- a CDS encoding (deoxy)nucleoside triphosphate pyrophosphohydrolase, producing MKKLVKVVAAIIENEQNEILCALRSPNMTMANMWEFPGGKVEKEEDIYTALVREIKEELNCTIETVDLFHEHTHEYEHFIIQLLCIKCNMISGQPEAREHSALLWLKRENLVSLKWAPADIPAVEKLIGPGGQVPCPN